GTAGTCACCGACAGCATTTAAAAGACAAGGAATACCATGCAATTTGTTGTTAGATAAACCAATCCCTTTAGcagtaataaataaagcttGCAGATGTCAAGTCATTTAGGAGTCATTTATCAAGTAAAATACACCAAAACTTTCTGTTTACAGTGAATCCTTTTTTCAAGTGGGTTTCAGCTTACAGTGAGTCTTTTTTAATAGGGGTCACCTAAGTGAAAATGCAGTCATAACTTTTAGCTGCAGTCTGAGCTGTACATCTGACCAAAGTTTCTTCCTCTTGGCTGCTTGTATCAGGTGTTAGAGTACAATTGAATAATGGAATGTTGTAGACTGTGAGAGTGTATGCATGCATTCTCAAACACTCCtacaacaaacatacacactactGCAAGTGCACTCAGCAGCTGTCAGCAAAGTCTGTTTGCAGCGCGCATGCTGGATAGTGTGGAAGCAACAAAGTTACTACTATGTACCTCCACAACTAAATAAATTGgacagaataaaaatacttcTGCATGCGAAAGATATGTTAACATGCTTTTAATCAACAGGTGTTTAAGAGTTAGGTCATTGTCCATCATATGTAAGTACTAATGTTCATTGTTAGCATAAGTTACTAACAATAAATGTATACTCAATAAATGTATACAGgcacatcaactgctggtacagataacacaagaaaatgatgttGGATTTCAGTAGCAAGAAGACTCTATTTAAGCTTGGTTTTAGCTAGGCCTGGCTTAGCCGAGATGTGAAAATCCATTTACTTCTCTCCTCAGTCAGAGGTTAACACTGAATCGGCATACTTATTCAAAAATGTAATGGCATGTTAGATGGAAAAGATATTCTTATGTATTTTAGAGCatacacattttcatttttctctaaAAGTTATTTAGAAGTAATACTTTACAGATGAAAATTGACCCTTGAATTGTACCTTAATTAAAAGTATAACTCAttcaaagcagatgaaaagcaGTGtgatcaaaattttaaaatgatagtGGTGGCACAAAGTATGATGGTTCCAATATTTACATCTATTTAGCTACAACAAAGACAACCATCACTGACACACAATTTTAAACAGCAGTTTTTAAGCATTTAATCGATAggatttgcaagaaatatagattttgtttttcatactaaattcaaataaaagatgATAACTGTATGAAACAGAGACATCTCCTATGAAAGTAGGTTATGAAGCAAGGTGGGGGGGATGGGGAATGGATGTTTTCGCCAAGCCAGAatctaaggctatatcatggcaaggcagtcagccctgtaaacagatgtaacatgcagagaaagaacagcgtgcctgagacaacagctgaactcaggacagccaaccttcactgtattggtgacaggcactaactaTTGCACCACAGGAGGTGACAAGgcagaaattaaacaaaataatttacacaatatatacaaagatAAAGTGTCAAACAATGAAACATTCTATTATTCTATTCTATTATACATCAGACTTCATATACTATATATATCTTGTTATTTTCGGCTGTTGAAGCACAAATCTATGTCAAATTAAGTAATCGTCTCAAACATAGCTCCTGACCAACTGACTCACtgcctactttcaaatataacagCATATCTGATTGGTTGGCTATTTCAGCTCCTATAAGGAAGTAATTCATAGTAAAATAATCCGTGAAGAAACCAAGTTACCTCCCTTATATGTTCATTTATTACACACAGAATGTGTTATGTTACACTACCAAGTTCACATTACACATTAGCTCAATGAAGATATTCATTGCTGTGGAAGCAAATCATATAGTAAAAGTTAAAcaggaatataaatataatataaataaaaatccttgTACTTTGCTTTAGTTATATAATgtacaagcatgcatgcacatgtgaatgcacacacacgcacgtatgAACATATTCAGACAAACATCTGAATTATAACACATTATAACCTTACCTGTTGACGGAAGTTTTTCAGCTTGCGGTCCATTATATCTTTTTCGTCCTCAATTCTTGAGACTTCTGCTTCCAGCTGTGCTATTTTAGAATCAGCAACCTGTAGGAGATCAGCAACATATGGATCTTCAGGTGGGGGTACACGGAAAGAGGATCCTGAGTAGGTATCAGGAACTGTAGCATCAATCTCCATACGCTGTCGTCTGAAGGGGATGGTCTTCTTCCTGCCACCTGACCCAGAATTTTGTAAACCACTCAGTTGTGCTTTATGCTTACATgaaaacaattatattttacatcatTACTATTCTTAGTAGGTGTctaacatattttacaaatatgtgACAAAGAGATGACAAAAGTAATCTCCCTACACACTCTTGTAAGCTCTGATCAACATCACAAATCACCATGCGACTGAAATTTTACTGAGAGcgaatgaatgcagctgtctgaaacatAAATGCATGAGTCTGTTTGGTGGATGTGAAAAGGTTATGgcattgttttgtgcttttatattGAGGTACTCCATTGCCCtcttggataaataaagtgttatcttaatttaaaacagaattaccactttactttttttattttacaacctACAAcactgaaaaagataaaagaccgAATCCTTCAAAGAAAATACATGCCCAGCCACTCATATCCTAAACACACATTTTTCCATCATACTTCAATATTTAActtcaaaatttaattatttttaagcaacGTTAAAGGTGGAATAGCCTTATCATTCTAGAAGTAGAGAACTGTAAGTGGATCCCCATGACTAAGGCTTGATGTACTGAAGGTGGAGCCCAAACACCCCCTTCCTCTTCATTTTACTGCCCATAAAAATCAAGAACCCATCACAGGTGAATAagcaaaaggattttttttttcaatggaccATGTAAGTCTTAAACAAATGACTCTTTGTTCAATGTTGAGCATAAAGCTAGCATAGGACAGAGCAACAGCATCGGCATCTGAAGGTTCACACAGTAGCAGATTCAATACCCATGTGACACTGCATACTCCTCCTACAAAGGGTTGGAAAAGGTGAAGGGGAGGAAATAAGTACCCCGTTCAATTAGCCGGTCCTGAGATAAAAGACAATATCACTTTTTATATCTATGGCACAATATATTATTAAACTATCGCAGCacatagaaacaaacaacaacaaaaatcagaataaatggtctcaatatagttttttttctctaaatgttTCGCTTGCAGTCCTTTCTTACCTGGTGTTTGTACAACAGCTTGGAAATTTTTCTCCTGTAGCTGTAAAATACGCTCTGATTTCTCTTTTGATTCTCGCTCAAGCTGACGAACTTTGTGCACATATTGGTTATTTAGAAATTTAAGATCTGCATTTTCATGTTCTAGTTTCCTTAATGATGCTTTCAATTCTgcaagacaagaaataaaacattgttacCTTGTAGCCTAATAATACAGTATTTATAAAAAAGTTGGTAAATATTAATGACTACACAACTTGTCATTTGATGATGTTATTACATTCTGTCAATGATCTCAGTATTTATATAGGTTAATGagctatatacatatatatatatatgtcatgcTACAATACCAAATCGAATTCTGAGCATTGTAAAGAAACCTGCAAGCAGAagattgaaaacaaataacagactctaagccagtggttcttaaccaggGTTcaatcgaaccctaggggttcggtgagtcggtctcaggggttcgatGGAGCCTCTGCCACGGAAGTCAAGACACatccgcaattcgtgatgacactaaagaagggttcggtgaatgtgcatatgaaacttgtgggttcggtacctcaaacaaggttaagaaccactgctacACATAAACATATCCCCCTTCCCAACCAATAAATTAAGCATTTATacatcagcattttttttttaatttgtcaagTAGTTTTTGTTATCTGTCACCAGTCTGATGAGACTCCCAACAGCTCTTAAAGCCTATCTAATAtattctctacacacacacatatactatcCCACCTCTGACAACAGCATCAGCATCTTCTTTCTGCTTGATTACTTGCATGTGCAAatcgttgttttcttttataagcCTGGCATTGTCACTCCTATAAGGTGCCACAGCTGACTCAAGATCAAGagattctgtttgtttttggccTAGCTGctgttttgcatttttcaagCTCTCGGTGGTATGGATAAGATCAGCAAAAAGTTTTTCCACAAGTGGGAGTGACTCAATCCCAAGTGGCTGCTGATAACCAAGCTGGTCCAAGCGACGTCGAAGATTTGTAAATTTCTGCTGAGCCTGAGCAGTGGCAGTGGTTGCCATTGCAGCTTTCTAGATCATGTTAACAAATGGATGCATATATTACAACAGCATAAGCCAATTTGTTCTTTCTCAAATGCAGTCACACAAATGATTTGTAAACATGACTTAACAAAtcatatataatacatatatataatatttgtaCCTATATCAATGAAGGTTAATAATAAGATGTTAGCATTTAGTAACTGAACAAGTAGTTCATGAGTATCTGGCATATTAAAGTGCTAAGAGTGCGTTATTTACTGTGATTTATTTCATGTTGAAGCTGTGCAATAATGTTTTATTGAGTAGGTTATGCCCTTGTAGGAATCTTCCCTACCGCTCATCACATGTCTGGTGCTGGTAGCATTTGAAGAATCCATGCTATTAGTATTACTTCTTGAGACAGCAGACGATGCATGTTTGTCAGCCAGtcactaaaatgttttatgaattttaaagcaaaatgttgCTATTCCTAAACTCGCCAAACCATTAAACTATCATTTTCTATTAATAACACGTTAGTTTAATGAATAGGTGTCGCATTAGGATGAACTCTTGTTTAAGTTTACTTCTCCCAACCCCCAACAGATCGGTTTTATTTTCATGACTGCTGCGGTTTACTAGCTGCCCTTAAGTATCTGATTGATTGGCAATCTGAATGGGACGATCGAAAATACCTACCGATTCTTCCCTAAATTTTCCAAAAGGATTTATCAGTGAATTGTCTATCAGATCATTTTGTCGCTGGTGACGAACATGATAAAGCTGTTGGCATGTCACAACAAGCACACAACCTTTTGAATATGGCGGAAAAACAGTTCTTCCTCCACGCAGTGAAGAGCTTACCTATCACAGTTCCATCCCTTGCAAAAGCGTTCCTATAGCGACATCACTGCCTCTAGTAAAATCACGGAAAAGCAGCTGGCCATGTAAACATGTAGAGAAACAACAATCTGCTCGGTCTGAGAACTGATCCTCATTGCACTTGTAACAAGAGCGTAATCGTTGCTGTTTAAAAGGTTGGCTCATACATATAATCCTGGAGTGTagaaatattattgtattttaagAAAGGCTAAAAGAACCCTTAGTAAATGAAAACTTGCAATAAACTTGTGGAAAGAGTTTCTGTTTATAATATGTGAAGATAAAGGTACCATGGGTTATTGGTCCAGACTTGCACATTTTCCTTCTTTGGGCTGAAATGTCTTGACACTGCATGACCAGTTTCAAAGACACTCATCTTTGAATATCTCCATAGGGAGGGTAAATCTTGCTCTTCTCTGTTCAATATCCATGACATACTACTGTTACTGTACAATAAACTTCTACACTTCATCTGTGACTAATTCATCTTCAGGATCTAGGAAGATTTGGTTTACAGTGTTGGAACTATATAGTATTACTTGGGATGATATGATCACGGCTATAGGAAGATTTGACTCAGATGGTGGGGTATTAGGGTTTGGGGCAAAATGGCCAGTGATCATGTTTCCAGTAGTAGGTGGTCTTCACCTTTCCTCATAGTTTTTCTCATCTTCCCCCTTGGTTTTGTTGTATGCAACATGCTGTGAAACTGTGTTTCTCATGCTGCTCTGTTCAAGCAGCTTGAGCTCATTGGTTAGACCATACCAAGATATCAATAGCACTGGACAGTAATTTATGTTCCtcaataattcatttatttatgcaaaatattaataataataaataataaatgtgtgatttgtataACACATACTCCCACTTGCAAGAAGCATGCTCTTTGCAGTTGAGACAAAAACGGGACACAGACAACAAACGAAGGAACAGAGggacaacagtactgatgactgataaaagacaaatatagaaaaagtaaagagaaatcACATAGCAAGAATGGAGAGTGTTGTGATTTAGCAGAGGACGAtaagtagggaagtagcaagATTAAGGAAGGGGATGGCGGAGGGGGGTTTAAAAAAGGAGTAGTAGTCTGTGAACTGTTATTAgtagtaatgctcaaggaagatatgtcttcagtgcacatttaaaagattcaatggtGAGTAGGCTGGaaatatggaagggaagagagttccattgttttgctgcacaggaACTAAAAATCCTGTCAATGTATGTTGTTGgtctggtgacaggaattatGAGGATatggtcatcagacaaagagtAGATGTCTGGCTATATTAACCATGAACACttttataaaagataatttattgaCACATAAATCTTGGCAACAGCTGAAGACAAATTTATACAATTCATCTTTTGTCTGAAACGTTTTATGATATGTATTAACTATAATCAACTAaagtatacatatttatattttggcTAAAATTAAGACCGGTAGAGTGTCTTTATAGGATGcataacacttttttaaaatgtttccatttaTCGCGTTCATATTTAAGAAGATAAAAAATTGCAACATTGCAATAatataaagattattaaaaatatattcatacagATGAACTAATCCTTCACTCACACCTTTTTCCTCCATCTAACAAAACGTTGACTCATAAAATTACTAGAATAGCCGAACTTACTGCCCATGCACACACCAATGTCAAAAACAATACCGAATGAgttaattttacaaaaacattaGTTCAAGAACATCCCCTCAAATGCAGCATGGATGTTGACCAGCATGTCCGTGGCAGTCATTGATCGACCATGCACAGCGAAAGCAAGCCTGCTGCATTCTCTTGTCAGTCGGCATGCCATGAAAGCAGCAAGGACACCAGGCCCAAGAATAGCATCTGGCCTATCATGAGAACATTATCAAGGTTCATCATATCATCAAAATATACCTCAAGTATACACAGGTGGGAAAAAACTCATAATCTATGATTTCTAATAATGGTTACACAAAGTGAAATAAACTGTGAGTTACTTCAACCTAATCAGAAAGAGTAATTTAAATAAAGCCTTCAGTGTAAGCAtatcatcacatttttttacaagctatttttttttctatactgaGTTAATGGTATGACAGGAAACTCCTAATTTAGAATTCAAGGAACGGCCTTCTCAAAACCTTAGAACTATAATTAACAGAGCATATTCTCCCcacaaaatgagaaaacaaattCATGAGCTTTCAAGGTTTCCatgcagaaaatgtcaaagcTAAACACAGCTATAAAGAAATCATAGACTTAAGATTAATGGCAGTGGAAATGTTAGTACAGAATGAAAGGTGCTCAGTCTTCTGAAAACAACCATACAAATCAAAGGtatacaaaagaataaaagcacAACATAACATACCTTTGCTGGATGAGTTTTGTTTTGGAGTTATGATAACTAAGAGCCCAGTTAAAGAAAACACCAGCAACTCCTGACAACACATCACCTTGACCCCCACATCGCCGAGGACTCCCATCTGTGCTACACATGATGACTGCAACATTAAAATTAGATAATGCCTCTAAAATTGATGTAGTCATATAAGCTCCTCTATAGCAGACAGTCTGATGAGTGTAATGTTCAAAAGCTGGAGTTCAAAGAATTATGGTTTTCCTAATGTGGAAACTAGGTATAGGCTCTGTTGTGTACAGGTTTTGTGTGCTTGAATAATGGACTGAAGGAAAGTAATGAGAAGCCTTACCACAGTTATAGTGTCATAGTGAAAAATCACATGTCTGTCATATACAGATTGAGCACCCTTGCAATGCCTAGTAATGGTGAATGAACACAGTGAGGTGTAACTGTTTATTATCATGTTTCTTAGCCACCTGCACAGGTATTGATTTCACTGTGCATTGCATCTGACTGCATGAATTCACTgtaatttttcataaaaaatcgCTTAATGGTCTCAAATAATTATAAAGGAATCACAATATAGATAAATTGAGAGAAAGACACTCCTACCTGTACTTCCATCAGAGATAATATCATCACTGCCTTTTCGAAGAATGGTGACATTTCCTAGACATTGTGCAAGCAGTTTCACATTAGATGGCTCATCAGTCTGACATGGTCTGTCCCCTACCTGTTTCAACAGCATTGGAATAATTAAAGAATCAAATATAAGTAtaaattaaactgaaaaatcACAATTATCACTTATAATAACCACAAAAGAGTGTTAACAAGAATGTCCAAAAGTAAGGCACCTGCCCTCCATAAAGAATGCCTGTTGATGTGGTTAGTGGAATAACCTTCAAAGCATGCACTACTGTTAAGATTTGAAATTCATATTTAAATGTGACTTTCTCTTAAGAAAATAAGGTAATGATGCTTTGAATTATGAAACAGTAAATTGATGGACTTAATACAAGTCGCTACAAGTCTCAAAAACACTCACCATCTTCTCAAAAAGTGTCTGGAATTCTATGATATTTGGGGTAAGCAGTGTATTCTGATAGTTTGTAATCAACTCTGGGGTCTCCGTTATAAGAAACAAGCCATCCTGTCAGAGAAGATTGAGGGATGACAAATTTGatcatataaaaacaaatgaatcacaaaagaaacaaaatttgcaaaaattatttacctGCACGGATATGCATACATGACATGCTGGACCCTTTCTGtcgcaaaaaaataataagacacAAAAAGGTTAAGGGACCGAAAACCCATTGGTTGTAGGGGAAGAACATGAGTGGTTCACCATGCCAAAGGTTTCGTAAATGGAAAATGAATACAACCTAATCTCTGCCACCTTCATCTTCCCTGATATATCCCACATCAATTTTAGCTGGGTGGTCAaggtcaatttttttatttactggaaACCCTCTGTAACAAAGTCATATGCACCAGCCAACAGCTATGGTGTCTCTTACAGTGTGTGatgcttaatgatgagaagcaAATGAACAAATTTTGTTGTCCTGAACTTTCCTGTCATTCtaaattttgtgtatttttaagaCTGGGACCGAGTTTGATTGTTACATGCATATCTACACACATGCACTTATTTACTGTAGTATGAACCTCTCtcacaatattttgaaaattaatactTACTGCGTCTATTACCAGTGGTATTCCCCTTGACTTGGCTTTAAGAATCACcgacttcaaaaaaaaaaaaaagaaaaagaaaaagaatcaaagTCTCCAGTTAATTAGATTTCTCTATATGACCATAGACAACTTGGAATGACCATGTACAGTCAAACTGTACTAGTTTAGATATCTGTTGACATCTGGATaacttttatgcatttaaatataTGAGATTTGTCATCATAAAACCTAAACAAAGGGAACATCATGACCAGAGATGATACAAAGaagcagcagcaagaaaaatCAATGAACATTAGCATGATAAtgagttaaaataaaacataaaaataataacagatatAAACACAACTAGCTTACGGTAACTGTCTCAAGGACTTGCTGGTCTCGTCCCAGGCCAGGACCAACAACAAGAGTATGTAGTTTTGGTAACCATTTTTCAAACTCTGTCAAAGCTGTAGAATGGTCTCTGTACATAATAATGCAGAGTATCTCTTcaatcaaaacattaaaatcactGCAGATTCTGCATATTAGATCGGTGAATGTATGATTAAGTCCAGATAAGGTCTAACATACCAACAagccacaaaaaaaaccaacagtaaatttctttgtttatcgAAAGCTGTAtcataagattatttttttatacactcTTACAAGATCCTTCCTTTGAAAACTTTCAATCTAAGAATAAATTCTACTTACAATATAGGGAGAACAATGAGATCTGGACTATAACATTTGATGATGATTCCTGCATCTTTTGTACAGAAGACATGTGACACATCTGCACCCTgaaatcaatttattttttaaaacactattACAAACTTCAATTCTTGTAGGCTTGGTTTTTCCCCCAACTATAACTGGTAAATATTGCTCTTGGCTTTATACTAGTTCAAGACTTGCCTAAGCATCTAGCGAAAACAAATTCACCTCACATACCCAGCAGATGTGTACCTGATTTTCTAGGAAGGTAAAAAGTGGTCAAAAGATAAATGAGGGCTCAGCCTTTCAAATGCCATGACATTATACACCACTTACAATTCACCAACTTTCACAACCACAGGGTACCTCTGCCTTCACTTTAACACATGTAAACAGACCTATAATTCCTGTTGTCCCTTAACAGCTGCAATCAATAAAACTTCCGAAAAAGTGGTAATTGACATGAAAGCAATCTACATATACTATGGAAATGTGGTCTCGACCTCTTTCTAAATACAGGTGAAAAGACTGATGTTCAAAGGCATGCTTCTCTTGAATAGAATGGTGCTATTCATTCAAATTtagacatttattattttgcaatgaacccagtcatttaaaaataatgttttgccAAActggaatgaatgaatgagctTTTAAGAACCATAATATCTGCTTCACACAAACCACTTTCAGTGCTGAGATAGCAGCAAAGTATGGAGCTCCAGTATATCTGAAATCATAAAAACAGCTCATTACAAATATGTATATCCTAACAGTTGTTACTGTTAGCAATAAATTGTAAGTTAATCtgtaagaaacaaatgtttaacaaatttttatgtgCACTAGTGCTGTGCATGCAGAGTTCATTTCACAAATATCATGAACGGCTACAAAAATTTgagtttttaaagtttgtagTCTACAGTGTGAAGTTCCTGCCTCATTGTTTGTAACATGATCATTTTATTGTCAATGTAGAAATACCCTAGTGAGTGTCAAAAACTGATTAAAGTCACATTTTAAATTCAACAAATCTTGTACAAGCATGCAACCTAAATACAGCATGACATCACAATGCACAAAATCATACTGCACAATGAGCATGTGAGTTATGAACAGAAGTACTAACTCTTGACAACCTCCAATGATGCCTATACATCCAGCCTGTCCCTTGAAGAGATTGCTGGTTAGTGGAGGgattatttctttt
This is a stretch of genomic DNA from Pomacea canaliculata isolate SZHN2017 linkage group LG3, ASM307304v1, whole genome shotgun sequence. It encodes these proteins:
- the LOC112559901 gene encoding ATP-dependent (S)-NAD(P)H-hydrate dehydratase-like; translated protein: MAYTDIYVGATFYSFKKFDRAFKDYCAHTHQRFVIGGSSKVRTLNNRLKRLNEVEQKPLYPEHLLYSYVMYRCIRQGVLKSTSKGLRKRTSYRSGCEAHMYLKGDRFKGCLEILRLVTEHNHPIGPDVSYKKSPRIRELQRNGSSKKKLNSILDPVPDLQSNKSVGNSIGVSELQATVKEIIPPLTSNLFKGQAGCIGIIGGCQEYTGAPYFAAISALKVGADVSHVFCTKDAGIIIKCYSPDLIVLPILDHSTALTEFEKWLPKLHTLVVGPGLGRDQQVLETVTSVILKAKSRGIPLVIDADGLFLITETPELITNYQNTLLTPNIIEFQTLFEKMVGDRPCQTDEPSNVKLLAQCLGNVTILRKGSDDIISDGSTVIMCSTDGSPRRCGGQGDVLSGVAGVFFNWALSYHNSKTKLIQQRPDAILGPGVLAAFMACRLTRECSRLAFAVHGRSMTATDMLVNIHAAFEGMFLN